The Micrococcales bacterium sequence TTAGCGAAGTGGCCAGTTGCGTTCCCCGCGCCTACACGCTGGTTGATTTCGACCGCGATCAGGGCAGCTTTGCCCTCGACTTTGTGCTGCACGGTCTGGGTCCAGCCGCCCTTTGGGCCGCCGGAGCCAAGTCCGGCGATGTGTTGCCGATTAGCGGCCCACTGGGTCGGGGACAAGTTGACCAGCGCTTCAAGCGTTGGGTCTTTCTGGCTGATACCACCGCCCTGCCGGCAGTGCGCCAGTGGCTGGCAGCCCTCAGAGCGGGCTCAAGCGCCATAGTCCATCTTTGGGCGCCGGGGCCTGGTGAACGCCAGGACTTGGTAGGCCCCAAAGACCTGGCTGTGACCTGGCACTACGATCAATTCGACCCGGCCGCCTTGATCCAGACCGACAGCCTGACTGAGGCGGGCTGGTCGCTGAGCGACCCCCAGGTCAAACTCTGGATTGCCGGAGAGGCTGGACAGGTCACCGCCGCCCGCCAAGTGCTCGCCCCAATGGGCCTGGCCCCAGGCAGTCTGGCCGCCGCCGGCTATTGGCGCCGCGGCCAGCCCAGCTTGACGCCCGGGTAAAGCCTGTGGCGTGGATGCTAAGCCTCGCAATCAGGTGGTTGGGGCGAGGCGCCGGATGGTCAGCGCCGGGATCGTGGCGAGGAGCCACAGCCCGGCCCCAAAGGTGAAAGCCAGGTGGAAAGACAGCTGGTCAACCATCAATCCGGCGGCCAGCGGTCCAACAATGGAACCGAAATCGCCACACATCGAATAGACCGCCACCGCCCGGTCCTTAGCCGGGCCGGCGGCATCACCCACCAGGGCCGCCGGTGCACTGCCCAACAAGGCTGCGCCAACCGCGTAGCAGCACATGGCCAAGGTCAGCCAAACCATCGAGCCTGACCACGGCACCGCCGCCAGCCCGACTCCACAAAAGACCGTCCCGGCCACCAGGGGCCAGCGGCGTCCAATCCGGTCGACCAGCCAGCCAGCCGGCAACACCAGAGCCGCCTGTAATGCCGCCGAGATCATCAAGGCCAGTCCAATCCAAGCCGCTGCTTGGGCCGGGGAGTTGGCCAGTGTCGCCACCACGAAAAGCGGGATCAGCGCCGCTCTGGTGCCGTGGCTGTTCCAGCCGTGCACCAAGTTGGCCAAACAGGCAGTTTGGAAGCGCCGGTCCTTCACAGCCAGGCGCA is a genomic window containing:
- a CDS encoding siderophore-interacting protein: MSTPAPLRRRPGTMPATVTGTESPTPLLRRVFFTCPDLTRARPPAVGAWLRGYFPTPDAGTSVGPAAVSEVASCVPRAYTLVDFDRDQGSFALDFVLHGLGPAALWAAGAKSGDVLPISGPLGRGQVDQRFKRWVFLADTTALPAVRQWLAALRAGSSAIVHLWAPGPGERQDLVGPKDLAVTWHYDQFDPAALIQTDSLTEAGWSLSDPQVKLWIAGEAGQVTAARQVLAPMGLAPGSLAAAGYWRRGQPSLTPG